A stretch of Telopea speciosissima isolate NSW1024214 ecotype Mountain lineage chromosome 11, Tspe_v1, whole genome shotgun sequence DNA encodes these proteins:
- the LOC122644866 gene encoding probable methyltransferase At1g29790: MKLELDLTIAQLMNIANTSTSVLSLAFDIQVGTRTSAARMKLHNITVLSTTMNLGATDSKVTALWGLVPLHVPLQQHLPVFDGFVDLVRCGHAVKRCIPITTMEFLFYDVDRVLRPGGYFWLNHFFIKEVDLERLYLPLILKGFICH, from the coding sequence ATGAAATTGGAGCTCGATCTCACGATCGCCCAATTAATGAACATTGCCAACACTTCTACCAGTGTTCTCAGCCTAGCATTTGATATTCAAGTTGGAACTAGGACCTCTGCAGCTAGAATGAAGCTCCACAATATTACTGTTTTATCTACTACCATGAACCTTGGTGCTACAGACAGTAAGGTGACTGCATTGTGGGGACTTGTCCCACTGCACGTCCCATTGCAGCAGCATCTTCCTGTCTTTGATGGGTTTGTTGATCTTGTCCGATGTGGCCATGCTGTTAAACGTTGCATCCCTATTACAACAATGGAATTCTTGTTCTATGATGTTGATAGGGTGTTAAGGCCTGGAGGGTACTTCTGGTTGAATCATTTCTTCATTAAAGAAGTTGATCTTGAAAGGCTTTATTTGCCATTGATCTTGAAAGGGTTTATTTGCCATTGA